In one window of Caenimonas aquaedulcis DNA:
- a CDS encoding FG-GAP-like repeat-containing protein, producing MSAAPDTTAPHGTLVFAAPLTNPFGISDTGQIASIAFADIDHDGDLDAYSGRYYQGKVLLYLNNGTATSPAFGPEIIDPYGLGLASSNANAYSSPALVDIDNDGDLDAFLGLAFDNILYFQNTGTASAPVFPFDAPVSNPFGLAYVGDYATPTFADIDGDGDMDAFFGTGDGNTKMFLNTGTAGSPSFSAAQNNPYGLVNVGGGGKSNPAFADFDHDGDLDAFIGRSDGNTQVFVNTGTATAPVFAAPVTNGSGLSGVGQQASPSFADIDGDGDLDAFIGNFSGDTEVFLNTGTFVAPVTTPTANGTYHAGSVITLSIAFSETVIVNVAGGTPTLALETGTIDRVATYSSGSGTGTLNFTYTVMPGDKAADLDFSSASALTLNGGTIRDGAGNNAILTLAAPGAYGSLGANAALVIDTSATATVATAALSNTGSVNVQSTDTGTAYLVKTSVHVTDLASITGAADGDWNQVPIATANSNTALTLAGLADGSYKLYAVNSFGDLSAPSSGTVTIDGTGPQGPLLFASPIINNYGLGGTGNAVKLTFVDIDHDGDLDAFAGKYPGYTQFYLNEGTASAPSFLATSFNPFGLTTTDYQSGPSFADIDNDGDLDAFIGGRYGDTQYFLNSGTASAPAFDAPTANPFGLANVGYYASPAFADIDGDGDLDAFVGDGAGDTLFFENTGTASAPVFAAPSTNPFGLEDVGSYAAPTFGDFDGDGDLDALVGYGGGATELFVNTGTASHAVFAAPITNAYGLGSVGYNASPAFADLDGDGDLDVYVGSFNGNITEFRSTGGSILPVASNTPDGSYRAGSVISITVTFSENVIVDTTGGAPRLELETGATDRFATYSGGSGTSTLTFTYTVQAGDASGDLDVTSSTAFQLNGATIQDAAGNNALLTLAEPGTDFSLGHEASLVIDNVAPGATLEAGTLSGNDYAHVQSTEVGTAYLVASSVVVTDLASITSAADADWNETSIYAANYDLYLSTSGLGEGSYKLYATDAAGNLSAASAASVTIDNTGPAATLTSASINNSASVTVQSTDTGTAYLVSADIAVSDLSSILGADGAKWNAVAITAANTDTHLAATGLVDGTYLLYTADAAGNLSAVASGSVTLDSTAPTAGVPRVPGFSSPVDNAFGLGDVPSLASPTFADIDHDGDLDAFVSDFYGNTHFFLNDGSTTSPHFAADWTNPFGLTGVGNYGSTPSFADIDGDGDLDAFVGEAYGNTVFFLNSGTAGAPNFEPGVGNPFGLQGVFYNTSETFADIDNDGDLDAFLGAYGGGISFFLNQGTTSLPSFQYVGNNPFGISLGAYYEAPTFADIDGDGDLDLFIGIGYGDTYLLLNTGTATDAAFAAPVSSPYGLTGVGSHAKPVIVDINGDGQLDAFVGAQNGHTYFFLNASTFTAPLVSVSADGAYTAGDVITLSVNFSENVTVDISHGVPTLRLETGAIDRTAVYVSGSGTNTLTFAYTVAASDDTNDLDVTGTSALALNGATIRDAAGNNAVLTLLAPGADGSLGDTASIVVHTAPTATLTPATLSATGFANVRSTEKGTAYLVKTTVAVTDLASITSANGSSWNKVAIGAANADTPLATTGLTAGEYKLYTVDGGGNLSSASIDSVVIDNHAPTATLTTATLGGSGSATARSNEPGTAYLVDSSVVVTNLASITGAADASWNSVAITAANTGTALPVAGLADGSYKLYTTDAAGNLSAASAGSVTVDGTEPTATLTPASIASTGSVTVRSTEPGTAYLVKTSVAVTSVASITASPNSSWNKVAITTADSDTVLSASGLADGSYQLFTADAAGNLSASSTDFVVIDNRAPLAILTAATVSSNGSAAVRSTEVGNAYLVNTSVAVTSLASITAAADSNWNTVPITATNTGTALSAAGLVEGTYKLYTADAAGNLSAASANSVTVDNTGPTAVLLAATIANTGSVTVKSSEAGSAYLVNTSVVVTSLASITGAANASWNKVAIASADTDTALSAAGLAGGTYKLYTTDVAGNLSAASTGSVVIDSTAPAATLASAALDNTGSAVVRSSETGNAYLVDASVTVTSLASITGAADASWNTTPIASAGTDTSLSLAGLADGSYKLYTTDAAGNLSRASGGTVVINNTPGLNLTGTTGAETLTGGAGPDSLAGLGGNDTLVGLGGNDRLNGGGGADTFVFGSASGNDTVVDFAVAQGDRIQVAADINGLSLASGADVLALATDTSTGAVVQLGAGYTIKLVGVSVSELHATDFIVV from the coding sequence CCGGTGAGCAATCCCTTCGGCCTCGCCTACGTGGGTGACTACGCCACGCCGACCTTCGCCGACATCGACGGCGACGGCGACATGGATGCCTTCTTCGGCACCGGCGACGGCAACACGAAGATGTTCCTCAACACGGGAACCGCCGGCAGTCCCTCCTTCTCGGCGGCCCAGAACAATCCCTACGGGCTGGTCAACGTCGGGGGCGGTGGAAAGTCCAATCCCGCCTTCGCGGACTTCGACCACGACGGCGACCTGGACGCCTTCATCGGGCGCAGCGATGGCAACACGCAGGTGTTCGTCAACACCGGCACCGCCACGGCCCCGGTTTTCGCCGCGCCCGTGACGAACGGCTCCGGCCTGTCCGGCGTGGGCCAGCAGGCCAGCCCGAGCTTCGCGGACATCGACGGCGACGGCGACCTGGATGCCTTCATCGGCAATTTCAGCGGCGACACGGAGGTGTTTCTCAACACCGGCACCTTCGTCGCCCCCGTCACCACACCGACGGCCAACGGCACCTACCACGCAGGCAGCGTCATCACGCTGAGCATCGCCTTCTCCGAAACCGTGATCGTCAACGTCGCAGGCGGCACGCCCACGCTCGCGCTGGAGACCGGCACCATCGACCGCGTCGCCACCTACAGCAGCGGCTCCGGCACCGGGACGCTCAACTTCACCTACACGGTGATGCCCGGCGACAAGGCGGCGGACCTGGACTTCAGCAGCGCATCCGCACTGACGCTCAACGGCGGCACCATCAGGGACGGCGCCGGCAACAACGCCATCCTGACCCTGGCCGCGCCGGGTGCCTACGGCTCGCTCGGCGCCAACGCGGCGCTCGTGATCGACACGTCGGCGACGGCAACGGTCGCGACGGCCGCCCTGTCCAATACCGGATCGGTGAATGTGCAGAGCACCGACACCGGCACCGCCTACCTGGTCAAGACGTCCGTTCACGTGACCGACCTCGCGAGCATCACGGGCGCGGCCGATGGCGACTGGAACCAGGTGCCCATCGCCACCGCCAACAGCAACACGGCGCTGACGCTGGCGGGCCTGGCCGACGGCAGCTACAAGCTGTATGCGGTCAATTCGTTCGGCGACCTGTCGGCGCCGTCCTCCGGGACGGTGACCATCGACGGCACCGGGCCCCAGGGCCCCTTGCTGTTCGCCTCGCCGATCATCAATAACTACGGCTTGGGCGGGACGGGCAATGCGGTCAAGCTCACGTTCGTCGACATCGACCACGACGGGGACCTGGACGCGTTTGCGGGCAAGTACCCGGGCTACACCCAGTTCTATCTGAACGAAGGCACGGCCTCCGCCCCGTCCTTTCTCGCGACCAGCTTCAATCCTTTCGGCCTGACGACGACGGACTACCAGTCTGGCCCCAGCTTTGCGGACATCGACAACGATGGCGACCTGGACGCTTTCATCGGCGGCAGATACGGCGATACCCAATACTTCCTCAATTCCGGCACCGCCTCCGCCCCGGCGTTCGACGCGCCCACCGCCAACCCATTCGGCCTGGCGAATGTGGGCTATTACGCATCCCCGGCGTTCGCGGACATCGACGGCGATGGTGACCTCGATGCTTTCGTCGGCGACGGGGCAGGCGATACGCTGTTTTTCGAGAACACCGGCACCGCCAGTGCCCCTGTCTTCGCCGCACCTTCAACCAATCCGTTCGGCCTGGAAGATGTCGGCAGCTACGCCGCCCCGACCTTCGGGGACTTCGACGGCGACGGCGACCTCGATGCCCTGGTCGGCTACGGCGGCGGCGCCACGGAACTGTTCGTCAACACCGGCACGGCCAGCCACGCTGTGTTTGCCGCGCCGATCACCAACGCATACGGCCTGGGCAGCGTGGGCTACAACGCCTCTCCCGCGTTTGCGGACCTCGACGGCGACGGCGACCTGGACGTCTACGTCGGTTCCTTCAACGGCAACATCACGGAATTCCGCAGCACCGGCGGCTCGATCCTCCCGGTCGCCAGCAACACGCCCGACGGCAGCTACCGCGCCGGCAGCGTCATCTCGATCACGGTGACTTTTTCCGAGAACGTGATCGTCGACACCACCGGGGGCGCGCCGAGGCTGGAACTGGAGACCGGCGCCACGGATCGATTCGCCACCTACAGCGGCGGCTCGGGCACGAGCACGCTGACCTTCACCTACACCGTGCAGGCGGGCGACGCCTCGGGCGACCTGGACGTCACCAGCAGCACCGCGTTCCAGCTGAACGGCGCGACCATCCAGGACGCCGCCGGGAACAACGCGCTTCTCACGCTGGCCGAACCGGGCACCGACTTTTCGCTGGGCCACGAGGCATCGCTGGTGATCGACAACGTGGCCCCCGGCGCCACGCTGGAAGCGGGGACCTTGTCCGGCAACGACTACGCGCATGTGCAAAGCACGGAAGTCGGCACGGCCTACCTCGTCGCCAGCTCCGTCGTCGTGACCGACCTGGCCAGCATCACCAGCGCCGCCGACGCGGACTGGAACGAGACCTCCATCTACGCCGCGAACTACGACCTCTACCTCTCAACCAGCGGCCTCGGCGAAGGCAGCTACAAGCTCTATGCCACGGACGCCGCCGGCAACCTCTCGGCCGCTTCCGCGGCATCCGTCACCATCGACAACACGGGACCGGCCGCCACGCTGACCAGCGCGAGCATCAACAATTCCGCCTCGGTCACCGTCCAGAGCACCGATACCGGCACGGCCTACCTGGTGAGCGCGGACATCGCCGTGTCCGACCTGTCCAGCATCCTGGGCGCCGACGGTGCGAAGTGGAATGCGGTGGCCATCACCGCCGCGAACACGGACACCCACCTCGCCGCGACCGGCCTGGTGGACGGCACCTACCTGCTCTACACCGCCGACGCGGCGGGCAACCTGTCGGCCGTCGCCTCCGGTTCGGTCACGCTCGACAGCACGGCGCCGACGGCGGGCGTGCCGCGCGTGCCGGGGTTCTCCAGCCCGGTCGACAATGCCTTCGGCCTCGGCGACGTGCCATCCCTTGCCAGCCCGACGTTCGCGGACATCGACCATGACGGCGACCTCGACGCCTTCGTCAGCGACTTCTATGGCAACACGCACTTCTTCCTGAACGACGGCAGCACCACCAGCCCCCACTTCGCCGCGGACTGGACCAATCCCTTCGGCCTGACCGGCGTCGGCAACTACGGCTCGACGCCCAGCTTCGCGGACATCGACGGCGACGGCGACCTCGATGCCTTCGTCGGCGAAGCCTACGGCAACACGGTTTTCTTTCTCAATTCGGGCACCGCAGGCGCGCCGAATTTCGAGCCTGGTGTGGGAAATCCCTTCGGCCTGCAAGGCGTCTTCTACAACACCAGCGAAACATTTGCCGACATCGACAACGATGGCGACCTGGATGCCTTTCTCGGCGCCTACGGCGGCGGGATCAGCTTCTTCCTCAACCAGGGGACGACGTCGTTGCCGTCATTCCAGTATGTGGGGAACAACCCCTTCGGCATCAGCCTGGGCGCATACTACGAGGCGCCGACCTTCGCGGACATCGACGGTGACGGGGATCTCGACCTGTTCATCGGCATCGGGTACGGCGACACCTACCTGCTGCTCAACACCGGCACCGCGACCGACGCCGCGTTCGCGGCGCCCGTGTCGAGTCCCTACGGCCTCACCGGCGTCGGCTCGCATGCCAAGCCGGTCATCGTGGACATCAACGGCGACGGGCAGCTCGATGCCTTCGTCGGTGCGCAGAACGGGCACACGTATTTCTTCCTCAATGCCAGCACCTTCACCGCGCCGCTGGTTTCCGTGAGCGCCGACGGCGCTTACACGGCCGGCGACGTCATCACGCTGTCGGTCAATTTCTCGGAAAACGTGACTGTCGACATCTCCCACGGCGTGCCCACGCTGCGGCTGGAGACGGGCGCGATCGACCGCACCGCGGTCTACGTGAGCGGCTCCGGCACGAATACGCTGACCTTCGCCTACACGGTCGCGGCCAGCGACGACACCAACGACCTGGACGTGACCGGTACCTCGGCACTGGCGCTCAACGGCGCCACGATCCGGGACGCCGCGGGCAACAACGCGGTCCTCACGCTGCTCGCGCCCGGCGCCGACGGGTCGCTGGGCGACACCGCTTCGATCGTGGTGCACACGGCGCCGACCGCGACGCTGACGCCTGCCACGCTGTCCGCCACCGGCTTCGCGAATGTGCGCAGCACCGAGAAGGGCACCGCCTACCTCGTGAAGACGACCGTGGCCGTGACGGACCTGGCCAGCATCACGAGTGCCAACGGTTCCAGCTGGAACAAGGTCGCGATCGGCGCCGCCAATGCCGATACCCCGCTCGCCACCACGGGCCTCACCGCCGGCGAGTACAAGCTGTACACCGTCGACGGGGGCGGCAACCTGTCGTCGGCCTCCATCGATTCGGTCGTGATCGACAACCATGCACCGACCGCCACGCTGACCACCGCGACCCTGGGCGGCAGCGGCTCGGCCACGGCCAGGAGCAACGAGCCGGGCACCGCCTACCTGGTCGACAGCTCGGTGGTGGTCACCAACCTGGCCAGCATCACCGGCGCAGCCGACGCGAGCTGGAACTCGGTCGCCATCACCGCGGCCAACACCGGCACGGCGCTGCCCGTGGCGGGACTGGCCGACGGCAGCTACAAGCTCTACACCACCGATGCCGCGGGCAACCTGTCGGCCGCGTCGGCGGGGTCCGTCACCGTCGACGGCACCGAACCCACGGCGACACTGACGCCGGCTTCCATTGCGAGTACCGGGTCGGTCACCGTTCGCAGCACTGAACCCGGAACGGCCTACCTGGTCAAGACGTCCGTGGCCGTCACCAGCGTGGCCAGCATCACCGCGTCGCCCAATTCCAGCTGGAACAAGGTCGCCATCACCACGGCCGACAGCGATACGGTGTTGTCGGCCAGCGGTCTCGCCGACGGCAGCTACCAGCTCTTCACCGCGGATGCCGCCGGCAACCTGTCCGCGTCCTCGACGGACTTCGTCGTGATCGACAACCGTGCACCGTTGGCCATCCTGACTGCGGCCACGGTGTCCTCGAACGGCTCGGCGGCCGTGAGAAGCACCGAGGTCGGTAACGCGTATCTGGTGAACACCTCGGTCGCTGTCACCAGCCTCGCGAGCATCACGGCGGCTGCGGATTCGAACTGGAACACAGTCCCCATCACGGCAACCAACACCGGCACCGCGCTGTCCGCCGCCGGGCTCGTCGAAGGCACCTACAAACTCTATACGGCGGACGCCGCCGGCAACCTGTCCGCCGCTTCCGCGAACTCGGTGACCGTCGACAACACCGGGCCCACCGCCGTGCTGCTTGCAGCAACCATTGCGAACACGGGTTCCGTGACCGTGAAGAGCTCGGAAGCCGGCAGCGCTTATCTCGTCAACACCTCGGTGGTGGTCACCAGCCTGGCCAGCATCACCGGTGCCGCGAATGCCAGCTGGAACAAGGTGGCCATCGCCTCGGCCGACACCGACACGGCCCTCTCGGCCGCGGGCCTGGCCGGCGGAACCTACAAGCTCTACACCACGGACGTCGCCGGCAACCTGTCGGCCGCCTCCACGGGCTCCGTCGTCATCGACAGCACAGCCCCCGCTGCCACGCTCGCCTCCGCCGCGCTGGACAACACCGGATCGGCCGTCGTCAGGAGCAGCGAAACGGGTAACGCGTACCTGGTCGATGCGTCCGTGACGGTCACGAGCCTGGCCAGCATCACCGGCGCCGCCGATGCCAGCTGGAACACCACCCCGATCGCCTCGGCGGGGACGGACACCAGCCTGTCGCTGGCAGGTCTCGCGGACGGCAGCTACAAGCTCTACACCACCGATGCGGCAGGCAACCTCTCGCGCGCCTCCGGCGGCACCGTGGTCATCAACAACACGCCGGGTCTGAACCTCACGGGTACCACGGGCGCCGAGACCTTGACCGGAGGTGCCGGACCCGACTCCCTTGCGGGCCTGGGCGGCAACGACACGCTCGTGGGCCTGGGCGGCAACGACAGGCTCAACGGCGGCGGCGGCGCGGACACTTTCGTGTTCGGTTCGGCGAGCGGCAACGACACCGTGGTCGACTTCGCCGTGGCCCAGGGCGACCGCATCCAGGTCGCGGCGGACATCAACGGCCTCTCCCTCGCGAGCGGCGCCGACGTGTTGGCGCTCGCGACGGATACGTCCACCGGCGCGGTCGTCCAATTGGGCGCGGGCTACACAATCAAGCTCGTCGGCGTGTCGGTGAGCGAGCTGCATGCCACCGACTTCATCGTCGTGTGA